TCTGCCCCATGGGAGAAGCCTCCCCGTTGCCATTGCTCCCAGCGCGGTCTCAGCCCTGCGTGGCTCCCCGCCGCTCGGAGTCGCTGGAAGCGCTCGGCAAGGTGGTGCAACAGGCTATGTCCTGCCGTGCGGGGGGTCGAGGTTTGCTTTGCCTTGCCCATCTGAACGGGGCGCGCACACCGGGGTGCTCGGGCCGGCCGGGTTGCCTCGCGGGGCCGCGTGCCTGTTGCTGCGCTGTGACCTTCGAGAGGAATGATTTGCAGCCAGCCGGGGCGCGCGAGACCTGGCAGCCGGGAGGGTGAATAGTGAGAGCAGCAGGCGCTCAGGTGGGGACCTGCCGTATCGCAGCAGATCAACAGTGTGgcttctttctcctccccttagGTGTTTACCAGCCGTCTGCGTCTGAGCGAGAGGCCTGGCCGGCAGCAAGATGAACCTCCCCGGGGAAGGTAAGTGCATCCAGCGGAGCGGGCTGATGAATATTGCATGCGGCTGCCTGCACATCCACTTCTGCCCTATTCATATTTTATGGCTGTTCCAGGCAGGCTTTCAAGCCTCACGGATATCAGCGTCTAACCCGAATGCAGATCAAGGGGGCTTTTAATGGCAGAGAGCTCCCATGGGTTCGTGGGAGTCCTCCTCCAGCCTCGCGGAGCTGCATCGCCGGCTCGCGGCTGCTCTCTTCGCAGCCAGCCCTCGGTTTTTGCTCCGGCTGCAGGAGTTTGTCCCTCAGCTTGCCGCGGTTGCACGTCCCCGGGGCACGGGGCAGGGCTGCGCGTTAGTGCAGGCGGGGACCGTGCATCGGTGTCAGTGGGTGGGTCTGGCAGCCCTTGGGTGTGACTCTGGGCACGCAGCCCACCTCAAGACGCCCTGCGGCTTGTGGGGGGGGACTCTTCTTCCCCGGGGGAGATTGCATGCTGCCTCCAAAAGCAGCTTGAGcttagcagcagctctgggtgggCTCCCAGCGCACGAGACTCGTGTCTTTGTAGTGCCTGTTCAATTCGGGCAGTGCACTGCGGTCTCCTCTCTCTGCCTTGGGCGTGAAATATCCCCTGTATAATCAGACGGTCTCAGCTGATGCCCTGCTCCGTGGCCCGGAGGGTCGCAGTCCTCTTGGTTCGGGCTGTgggggcttgtggggtggggggagaagttGGAGGGGCAGGAGGTTTGTTCGTCTTTGGGGTGGCTCTGGCTGCACTCCCGGGGCAGCGCTATGCACAGCCCGAGCTGGACGAAGgacagcagaggcagggcactctgCGCAGCTGCTGTTGGCAGAGCCGATGCCCTCCCcggcaggaggcagaaagcaaacGAACCTGTGCCGGGAGCTGTCTGCTTGGATCCGGCTAAATGCCTCCTTTCATTAAGGGcctctggaggaggaggaggacgatgGGTTTCTCCTCCGGTGCTGATGAGGACTTGTTAAAgagtcccccttccccccttccgcTCTTACGCAATCCAGAAGTTGTGTGGGACCCGGGGCAGGATTGCAAAACCTGTGCTGAGCCTGCgggcagggtgggaggtgggggcagcccGCCAGCTCGAACGGGGCCCAGCGAGCCCGGGGACGACcgcccagcaacctgcagctgagCAGCGGGGAGCTCGCGGGGGACCCCCTGGGGGGGAGCGGGGTCAGGTCGGTCTGGAGGGTGATTCATAGCAGGGTGGAGTTGACTTGGTCGTAGCTTCTGCTGCAACCAGCCCCTGGGCTTTCAAGCGGAAAGGGCTTGGGCTGTCCTTTCCTGTGGTGGTGAGTTTTTATTGCAGTCACATGCATGGAGGAAGCTTCTCATTGGGCAAGCAGGCAGCAAGGGAAAGCCGGGCCAGGGAGCTTTGGGGCAGCAACAGCTCGCTTGGCCTGTGGGAGcaggtggagagaggggaggctgcaagcccccGTGTCCCCCGTGCACCAGAACTACGCGGCTCTCCCCGTCGCGGGATGATGGGCTCCCAGGCTGATGGAAGGGACCCACCCGGGCTGGGGAAAGAGCCCCGTGTTGGTCCGAGATGCCCAGCCTGCCCGGGGTTCAAGCTGCCGGGGTCGGGCGCGCAGAGCTCAGCTGCGACGCAGCCGGTCCAAGTGGGCGCACCTTGTCCTTGGCGCGTAGGGACACCACGCATCACGCTCCCCCAAGTCTCTCCAGGGGACAGGTGCATGTAAACCCGCCGTCCCGTGCCACCTCTGGTCTCCCTCTCCGTCGAGATGCCCTTTTCTCCCGTAGCTCTTGGCCACATCCAGGCCCTTGCAGCTCATCCCTTGCCAactgcagctcccccctgccaGGTTGAAGCATCTCCAGCCTTTTGGCTCGCTGCATCTTTGATCAGGTCGCACAGCGGTCTGTGGAGCCTGCTACCCCCAAGGTCCCTTAGCTCCGCTACAGCTTAGCATAACTCAGACCGAAACCCCTGCAACCTGCGCCCTGACCAGTTGCTGTTCCCTTCGCAGGCGCGTGCTGGATGGCCTCCGCCTGGACCGAGAGCTGAAGGCAGAGCGCCGTCGGCCCCCCGGCCAGGATGAGGGTCAGCGTGcggcgggtgctgctgggcatcGGCTGCGCCGTGGCCCTGATGGTGACGCTGCAGGTggggcagcaggtgctggagtgccagcaggCGCTGAGCGGGCGGAGGCACGGGCAGATGCGGCCTGAGAACGAGGAGCTGGTGATGGTGGACGCCAACCACGTGGAGTACCGCTACAGCAAGGAGATGCCGCTCATCTTCGTCGGCGGCGTGCCTCGCAGCGGCACCACGCTCATGCGGGCCATGCTGGACGCCCACCCCGAGGTGCGCTGCGGCGAGGAGACGCGCATCATCCCCCGCGTGCTGGCCATGCGCCAGGCCTGGTCCAAGTCGGGGCGGGAGAAGATGCGGTTGGACGAGGCGGGCGTGACGGACCAGGTGCTGGACGCGGCCATGCAGGCCTTCATCCTGGAGGTCATCGCCAAGCACGGCGAGCCGGCCCGCTACCTCTGCAACAAAGACCCCTTCACCCTCAAGTCCTCCGTCTACCTCTCCCGCCTCTTCCCCAACTCCAAGTTCCTGCTGATGGTGCGGGACGGCCGGGCCTCCGTGCACTCCATGATCACGCGCAAGGTCACCATCGCCGGCTTCGACCTCAGCAGCTACCGGGACTGCCTGACCAAGTGGAACAAGGCCATCGAGGTCATGTACTCCCAGTGCCAGGAGATCGGGCGCTCCCGCTGCCTGCCCGTTTACTACGAGCAGCTGGTGCTGCACCCGGAGCAGTCCCTGCAGGCCATCATGCAGTTCCTGGGCATCGCCTGGAGCGATGCCATGCTGCACCACGAGGACCTGATCGGGAAGCCTGGCGGTGTCTCCCTGTCCAAGTGAGTCCCTGCAGCTAGAGATGAGGTTATGCCTGCACCCTTAGCAGGGGGCTGCCGTGACCTGGCTGTTGCAACCTGGCTGCAGCCaactgggaaggggaggagcccGTCTCAATCATCCCCTGATTGTGaaataaagcatcttgtgcacccgagtgcatgcatacacacacacacgcacgtgtgtGCATACGTGTGCACTCCCTCGCTGTGCTCCAGAGAGCTGCTGTCTGCAGCCGCTGGAACGCTCCCTCCCGCTGCGGGTTGTTAGTTctcacctgctccagccagcactgaccGTAGCCCGTGGGGACTGGCCGGGAGGTCTCTGCGCCTGTTCCCTTCTGGCTCTGGGCATCCAACATGGGCTGCACCTGTTCCCAGCGAAGCCTGCGCAGGGGTGCTTCCAAGCTTGGCATTTTTTAGCCCAACCAGGGTCCTCCCACCCGGCGCTGCATGGGCCACGACTCAAGCTGGTGATGCCTGAAGCAGCGTTTTTGGCGTGTTAGATATTTAGGGTGTGGTGTCCTCAGTCCCAATGGGCATGGTGCTGAATCCCTCCTGCGGGGTGGAGACAGAAAACCACTGAAAGGTTGCACGAACGATGGGCCCTAGGCAGGGATCGGAGGTCCCACCAAGCAGGGTGGGACGTGTGgctcctgctcccagggctggcccagctccaggccTGTAGCTGCGCTGCCATGTAGCCGGTCTGTAGTAAAGCCCTCCTGCGGGGCAAGCCTGgctaggggctggggcagggcagccccccATGAGATGCATCCATGTCCCTGAGCTCCGTCACGGCCTCTCGTGAAGCTTCAGGTCTCTTGTTTTTGAGCAAGTCCTCCCAGGGGATGCAGAGCCCACTAGTCTAGCAGGACACAGACCCCAGCCCGCTCCAGCATCCCGGTGAGTGAGTGCCTGACCTTTTCCCCCAGGATCGAGAGGTCCACGGACCAGGTCATCAAGCCTGTGAACTTGGAGGCGCTGTCCAAGTGGATCGGGCACATCCCAGGCGACGTGGTGCAGGACATGGCCCACATCGCGCCCATGCTGGCCAGGTTGGGCTACGACCCCTACGCCAACCCCCCCAACTACGGCAGCCCGGACCCCCTGGTGATCAACAACACGCACCGGGTGAGTGCGGGGTCCCCTGcgcggggtggggcgggctgcGGTCGGGCTTGGGGCCACGAAGGACTGGAGACAACAAGAGCCAGGTGAAAGGCTGAGACTTTAATGCGCTTTCCTAAGtccctggggggagaaggggtctCGGCTGGCCAGGatccaggcagctgggggcaaaCCCTGCATCTTGGCTGAACTAGCCCTGCCACCACGCCAGCTGTTGGCCTCGGGGACGCACTCCAGGTGCCCCGTGTTAAACTGCTGGTGCTCGTGTCTGGCGTGGGCGCCCAGGGATGAGCCGGGTGGTGACCGAGGCAGAGAGGGGCGGTGAGTAGCCCCCAGCCCAAGGCCACGGGGAGTCACTCCGGCTTTGCTTCTCTTGCAGGTCCTGAAGGGAGATTTCAAAGTGCCGGCTAATCTGAAAGGGCATCTGCAGGTAAGAGCCGGCGGCAACGAGAGCGCTGTGGGTGGGTGTGCCGCGCGCcgtgcaggcagcagctccatgctggcagctgcTAGGAGAAGCCCCTTGTCAATCCTGCTTGCATCTCTTCCCCCTCTGCCACGCGGATTGCAGCCTCCCAACCCTCCGAATCCTTTTGCCGTGCCCAGCCTGCATGCTAACCCCGCTGCCACCCCTCCAGCACTGCCCTCGCTcgcagctctgggcttgccttCGCGAGTCTGCattcatcccccccaccctgctgtcccaaAACCTGTGCTGTGCCCACACGACCGTGCTGTGGTCAGGACCCGAGCTGGCACGGGGATCTCTGTGCGGTGCTGGTTCCTGCCCCGTGGACCACTGGCATCCCCTGGTTGTCTCGCTTTGTCggtgcagaggggctgtctggggccgAGCTAACTCTCGTCTGTCTTGGGTTGTTCCAGGTGCCTCAGAACACGTCGGAGCCTCACTCGCTGACTTAATGATTTCCAGGTAAGGGGTTGTGCTCCGGGTGTAATTGTGCTTCCTCCCGGTGTGCAACATGCACTAAGATCTCTTCCCTGGGGGCACCTGCATGCTGCAGCCTTCAGAGACTTCAGCAACATTAGAAACGTCTTGCATGTGGGATTGATGGGGCTTGGGTCAGCACCAAGTAGGGAGAGGTGATGTCCAGGTCTTGGATCTCGCTAACAAGGTGCTTGAAGTAGCTGTGGGTTTGAAGAGTGGACCCCGCGGTCACTATGTTCAGCGTCTCATCCCTAACGCTTCGCGTCTCTTCTGTTTCAGGAGGCTGCACGTGGCCTTTCAGCGTCCAGCAGAGAAGACAGTTTGCAGTTGCAAAAGTGGAAATCTGTTATCCAAGCATATTGCTTGCTAATATTGCCAAAATAGGACTGCTACACAAGGAATGTATTTGCATTTATTTGCAAAGGCCAAACATGACACACATCGGATACCAGTTGTCTACCTTCTCTGAATGCTCTGTGGTAAAGAGGAAAATCCTGGGAGACGAGTTTCCTGGCTGGAACTTCAGAGCGCGTTGGAAAGAGATTCGCCCATTCGGTTACTTGAGGACTTTTTAAAGTTGTATTTAAAACTGTCTCGTCATTCTGTTCTTCTGTTTGCAAACCGGGAATAGGTGTCGATAACCTCGTAGAGCATTGGTCGTACAAGTGACAATCGGAGACCTGCCTTCTGTCGTTCCTTCACTTGTAATTTACAGAatctatttaaaaattaatatatgAGGCCATCTGTTTCATTCCTGGCTCCGCTCCGTTCATTTCCTGCGGTGATTAAACACTGTTTCCAGACGAAAGGGCGTGTCATCATCGTTTGCGCTAATGATGCGAGGAAGGGCGTTCGCGGGCTGGAACGAAGGGCTGCGGACACGGGAAGGATGCGGGGCCCGTGGGTGCGTGGGAGGGCCTGGGGGCTCTGACATGGGTGGCAGAcagacctgccagcctggggcaggtgcttcAACCCCGCGGATGTGCCGTCGCTGACCCGAGGGGTGCAGTTCTCCAGCAGCAAGTGTTTAAATACCGATTTGAATGAGAAACGGTGGCATGaggaatccctccctcccccttcacagTGCTGGGGAAGTGAGCTACAGCTGAAAGCTTgtgctgtgtgcgtgtgtgtgtgcgggcAGTcgttttgggcggagggctgcttactgaggcttggcaagccatcgagggctgcaccgacaggcagccagggaagataaaaaatttagaaaatcaatatttagGGGCCCGGCAGAccgtgttttgcccaccccgatacgtgtgtgtgcatatgcatagtGTGTGTGGGTACATGCGTAATGTGTATGTGTACGCGATAcatgtttatgtgtgtgtgcatacgtaATCAtagtgtgcgtgcatgcatgtcatgtgtgcatgtatgtaataTGTGCATATGCATAATGTGCGTGTGTACacaataggggtgtgtgtgtgcatgcataatcatagtgtgcatatgcatatagtgtgtgtgtacatgcgtgtgcatgtatgcagCGTGTGTACACGTCATGTCCGTGTGTTCATAATgagtgtgtatacatgtgtaggCTTAATTCATGTGTGAGTGTATACATCGTGCGTGCATACATACACCGGGTGGGTGTACATATGTGCATTTACCTGTGTGTGTAGATACATAATGCACGTGTGTGTGAAGTTAGagagaaaaagtgtgtgtgtgtgtgggggggggggtgcagacctcccagcctccaccccaccctcccaaccaTAGAGAAGTCCGCCGAGGCGGACAGCCGGCCGTGccgctctgccccaccccctcactctATGCTCCGCGGCGCGGGCTTCCGGGCAGGCGCTGGCGCATGCGCTCGCGACCCCGGAAGGACATCCGGCCGCTTCCTGCTTCCGGTACAAGCTGTAGCTCCGCTTCCTGGTTCGGGGAGCGgtgagtgctggggggggggcgggtttgGGGGAGAAGaggtgagtgggggaggggctgggggaatggggtggggggaagggctgggaaggaaaaggggtcgggggggcaggagtgggggtgcctgCACCTGCCTCTCTGGCCCCCCCGCCACCAGCTCTGATGCCGGCGCGCCCCGGCAGGCCGCCATGTCCATGTCGCACCTGTACGGGCAGGATGAGGAGGGCGAGGTGGAGATGGAGAGCTTCGAGATCACGGACTGGGACCTGCAGAACGAGTTCAACCCCAACCGCCAGCGGCACCGGCAGACCAAGGAGGAGGCCACCTACGGCATCTGGGCCGAGCGCGACTCCGACGACGAGCGGCCCAGCTTCGGCGGCAAGCGGTACGGGCGGCTCCTCGCTGCTCGCGGGGTGACCGGAGCCGTCGTCTCCGAGCAGATCTTCGCTGGCCGCCGTCCACGGGCTCGACTCGTTTGGGGCCGGCGTGGTCTGCTTGGTGTTCCCTTCCCGATCCCTCGTTGTTAGCTCGTGACCGCGCTCCTTTCCTTGCTTGCTGCTTATTTGTCCCCCAAAGTCGGTTATGTTTCCAGTTGCCCCCGCTTTTAAGGGAGGTTTCTAGTGTTTCCTTGTGAGTGTAAGCCCGCACGTCCCCCACGGCGTAACAAACAGGGCCTTGTCAGGCAGCAGACGCTGAACGGGAGAGTGAACAGGGGAGGACCAGGGGTTTTTCcctccctgttcctctcccccctgcagccgccagcatttaaggtctaggaaggtCTGATTCAGGGGTTGTATCCCTCACTCCCATATTCAACAGCTACTGACGCCCCTTTCCTCCAGGAATGTCCCCCAGCCCGTTTTGAATTCGCTTCTGGTGGCGACAAGTTCCACGCTTCAGTGACATGTTGggtgaaaacattttgttttgttctttctaAACTTAATGCCTACtcgtttcattttgtgacccctagctTTTGTATCGTGAGAGAGAGTAGATAAtaaatccccctccccctctgcgcgacactggtcaggccgcagctggagtactgcgtccagttctgggcgccgcacgtcaggagggatgtggacagcatggagagggtccagaggaggccacccacatgatccggggacagcagggcaggccctacaatgagaggctatgggacctgaacctgttcagcctccacaagagaaggctgaggggggacctggtgaccgtctgtaAACTccctaggggggaccagaagagtttgggggagaccttgtttccccgagcgcccccccgggataacaaggaataacggccacaagttgttggagagtaggttcagattagacatccgtaggaactacttcacagtcagggtggctaggatctggaaccaacttccaagggaagtggtgctggctcctaccctggggggctttaagaagcagctcgatgcctacctggctggggtcacttaagcccagtttccctcctgcccaggcaggggtcggactcgaagatctacaaggtcccttccgacctgacttctgtgattctatgaatccCTATTGGCTTTCACTTTGGCATTTAGTTGTAAACCCTTGTCCTGTGCTCCCCTTTAGGGTTTCtctttctaaactgaacaggctTGGCCTCTTTAGTATCTCCTTACACAGAAGCCCCTCCATAGCTCTCAACAtccttgctgcctgtgtctggACCTTTTCTAGTTTTTCTGCATCCTTTTgtggtgtggggaccagaactgggcgcaGCATTCAAGGTGCAGCATGGACTTATAAAGAGCATTCAacatgcaccatggatttataaagagaCATGATGATACTTTCAGTTCCGTTAATAATTCCCTTAATAAAGTAACTccatcctctccctgctggcctgaaagGAACCGCGGGAGAGTTCTCTCGTCAGCCCCGGGGGTTCTGCGACTTAAGTCTTGTGTCACCACCAGGGAGCCATTGGCAACATGACACCTAGAGCGTAGTGCAGAAAGGTGCTCTCTCAAGCACGTAGAGGTGGTAAACGACGTGCTGGCTGTGGTTTGTGTAAGAGAAGGGAGGGATTGGAATCTCATACAGGGTTTTTCAAAAGCTACATAACCTGGGTTGTCCATACATGGTGTTCACTTCCCTCAGCAGTTGGCTTAGTGCCTAGGTAGAGTTTGGGATAGAGATGATTGTTTTTCAAGGCTGAAGTTTGCTAAAACAAAAAATGCGAGGTCCTTTTCAGAACGCAGATTTTCCTTCATAAATTCAaacttcctgcatttcaaatACCGGCTTTGTAGCTCCATATCGTAACATTAAGAGGGAACTGCTTGCGAGGGTGTCTCTGACTGtgttccagctgctgccccagtggAAGAGCTCTGACGCACGCAGTTCTAAAAATGCCTCTTTAACGTGATTTCCTTATACAGATCTCGAGACTACTCAGCCCCTGTCAATTTTATCAGCGCCGGGCTGCGAAAGcctgcagcagaggaggaggtggaagatGACTCGGACGAGGATGATGAGAAACCTATTAAGCAGGAAGAATTGCCCAAGGAGGTTGTACCAAAGAAGTTAAAAACGGTGAGTTATTCTTAAAATGAGCAACCCTGTTAAAGATGTTCGTGTAGCCCCCGTCACAGGAGCATCTAGGTGTTAGGATATTAAATCAGCAGATGAAAAAAAGAATGATGCTGTCATGCTGCCCACAGGTCTGTGATTTCATCCTCTGCTGTGGAGGCAGTTTCCCCTCACTTTTGTGCATTTGATGGGTTGATGGGCCTTCCTGGCCCTTGCAAGGTTTGCCCCTTTGTGAGTGTTCTTGCAGAGGAGATTGAAGTTATAACAAATTAAGGGGCTGCATTTTGTTTCCATCCTTTCAGCTGTAAATGTGCCAGCCATCAGTTTCTGTTGATAGCACTGAATGTGACTAGCTTGAGCAAGTTACCAATTAATGTGATTAAAAATCAGTGCCCCTTATTTCTCTGTTGAGACGCACAAAGTTTCCAGAACTACTTTTGACTTCAGCCCGTGGTAAAGGCTTATAATTATTAGCCTTAAATGAAAATGTGGATACAGCTCCACAATGCTCACCAATATGTTGAGGAAGCTTCTCACATAGTGAGCAGGAGAGGAAGTAGCACAGTATGCGAGCTGCTGAGTCTCCTTTGGAAAGGATCTTCTCCTGAGAGAGCTTACAAGGACCTAGCTTGTTACGCTATTTAGCAATATTGGTTTCTTTTTTAACAGGGTGGTAATTTCAAACCCAGCCAGAAAGGATTTGCAGGAGGGAATAAGTCTTTCATGGACTTTGGCAGCTGGGAGAGACACACCAAGGGAATAGGACAAAAACTTCTTCAGAAAATGGGTTACGTCCCTGGCAGGGGTCTTGGAAAAAATGCTCAAGGTACAGcgtccccttcctgcccctgcacaaTCGTTTGGGTGTGTCAGGGATTCTTGAGGTGTTTGGTCTGCAAGATAAAATACATATGTATTCATATTCTGTGATAACGTGAGACTGGCCTGTGGTGGGAGATGGCAGACTCTCTCTATGTAGCATGGGAAGGGGAAGAAGTAAGGGAGGTGAAATTGGATGCAACAGTCTGTGTTTTAAAAGGAACACAGTAGGTGTCACTGGCTGGGAAGATCAGCTGTACACACAATGACAGACTTAAAAAGCACCTGGTAATTTTAGGGTCCTTAACAATGTTTAGCTGTGGAGAATCCCCGGCTGTCCTTTGTGGCTGACATGGCTATTGCAAACCTCGCCAGGTATCATCAGTCCGATCGAGGCCAAGCAAAGGAAAGGCAAAGGAGCTGTGGGCGCGTATGGCTCTGAGCGAACCAGTCAGTCGTTGCAGGACTTCCCTGTTGTTGACTCAGAAGAAGAAGCAGAAGAGGTAAGTCCAGCTCCTGATGTGGCTGTTCCACACAGTGTGAAACCCAGTTTAGACACTGAGGCATTATATGTTCAAGGGACATTTTCCTCAGTTGTGTGCAGGAAGCCGTAGTCACAGAAGTTGGGCTTTTCCCTCTTGACATATAATGTTCTTCCTTTGTGTCTTGAAAATCTTTAGCTGATCCCAAAGAAACTTATTGCAGGGTGTCATCCTCACTGCTGGGACCTTGCCTAAAAGCATTCCAAAAATGTCAAACCTTCTGGTTTGTCTAGGGTACTGGGAATGGGtggtgatgattttttttccatcctggGAATAGATTGAACTGTACGTTTCCAGACCTGTTGCGATGTGACTGACT
Above is a genomic segment from Alligator mississippiensis isolate rAllMis1 chromosome 10, rAllMis1, whole genome shotgun sequence containing:
- the TPST2 gene encoding protein-tyrosine sulfotransferase 2 — its product is MRVSVRRVLLGIGCAVALMVTLQVGQQVLECQQALSGRRHGQMRPENEELVMVDANHVEYRYSKEMPLIFVGGVPRSGTTLMRAMLDAHPEVRCGEETRIIPRVLAMRQAWSKSGREKMRLDEAGVTDQVLDAAMQAFILEVIAKHGEPARYLCNKDPFTLKSSVYLSRLFPNSKFLLMVRDGRASVHSMITRKVTIAGFDLSSYRDCLTKWNKAIEVMYSQCQEIGRSRCLPVYYEQLVLHPEQSLQAIMQFLGIAWSDAMLHHEDLIGKPGGVSLSKIERSTDQVIKPVNLEALSKWIGHIPGDVVQDMAHIAPMLARLGYDPYANPPNYGSPDPLVINNTHRVLKGDFKVPANLKGHLQVPQNTSEPHSLT